One segment of Bradyrhizobium sp. CB2312 DNA contains the following:
- a CDS encoding curlin repeat-containing protein yields the protein MRYGKQLLVLAALLVTIGAATQASAGSAQRTLTNRNVSIETIVQFGDNVQPVTIEENSRINIARVIQIGGTGTVDATIVQNGMRNYVDVIQVGGTTNAAVGQSGLSNTAEITQIGNSTNALLLQIGDMNTGAVRQFGRFNWLAIFQFGR from the coding sequence ATGAGGTATGGCAAGCAGCTCTTGGTGCTGGCAGCGTTGCTCGTCACGATCGGTGCGGCGACGCAGGCGTCGGCCGGATCGGCCCAACGCACCCTGACCAACCGGAACGTGAGCATCGAGACGATCGTGCAGTTCGGCGACAATGTTCAGCCTGTCACGATCGAGGAGAACAGCCGCATCAACATTGCGCGGGTGATCCAGATCGGCGGAACCGGCACGGTGGACGCGACGATCGTCCAGAACGGCATGCGCAACTATGTCGATGTGATCCAGGTGGGCGGCACCACCAATGCGGCGGTCGGCCAGTCCGGCCTCAGCAACACCGCTGAGATCACCCAGATCGGCAATTCCACCAATGCGCTCCTGCTCCAGATCGGTGATATGAATACGGGAGCGGTGCGGCAATTCGGGCGTTTCAACTGGCTGGCGATCTTTCAGTTCGGTCGATGA